From one Bombus affinis isolate iyBomAffi1 chromosome 9, iyBomAffi1.2, whole genome shotgun sequence genomic stretch:
- the LOC126920754 gene encoding uncharacterized protein LOC126920754 isoform X1: MMSDSDDTDVLLLIPPDLFLVSSSSESDVNSDRMKDCYSNKKTGVISELVEHMQSLESRVCAIESKDTSLDATLLNNSLESQIQSNSVAKFRQTLPKTRFSVSENCSLQNTPVKPRQSLSVPPTPNGHSLPNHIYNSHQNDINLGNRLSVSMGTNATNANEHDENNHDSLTSQSSVVVSPTACNVGFPHVTVTSPGGKFHSHPANCKHTNNICIKSPSNQLHSMPSTSTLLSTTEEPQSHSKTNIPEMEISDVDELLQEMEATELELSKRINRVSMHNYLKEQNGILSNESSNSLGSKDYRTAHRQSVNRKLEFKPHESSECHDILLLKSNKKSDVFADISLPYIDSFHMNETDKMISEFKTWGQSMQNQVSKTEEVESIDKSMNSSSIDKSVVKAADTQKREPITQQIPLNVDNVNSITNMHNTQTHSTHKKLDTSLHNELIQSNTATKGTECNALYLPEPYKSLEHNGNVQYIKQTHDIPLIKNIAHASTNTEYFPRKSQRLLSLSDFWENNGTKTQEELHRIKLEEEKFRREHCEHLIQELQKRLLEQQEKVAVALRVDNEKNELITQFHNAWSKLKQQVHVLEIEHSALQTNLKNVTEKHQLEISEFQSQIKRFEGELSKALDLAAGYKEKNDIATKEKVELLKNHADELENYKSFVQEAENRYEKLKVEYNKLVEKHQQSEESLKTLQKELGKERLKGGEVRNEMDVIHKALDTCEAELTVLKQEKENLQLKLKEENNRNLILEQKNTSLLSTLDDAKKAEKLAKDETRYLVEQKEKIRSELQEIYQKQVDEVVKAKLQEFQTQLDAAESEFVEELKTRQQVIAECAARKIKDIIDKHKLEINLLEEKHKEEKRLCELQLAEVLQKSSFLEAQLNSQRATKSQLAEQLHSVMQKQWQQALRIISGENMENLTPLEKIHAEKLFESRGPKKSESMPNCYTKISQEPTKLMSYVTDAQNFRDQSECTMTSLDETPVASRKISKDDLRKYVRLIDEMQQAKEEFSKITGGISSSPLLCREVPRKHYLKKEPSIRDEDNIVWQPVSEITQENSEFIPISQKISTKGEQQKVKPPWK, encoded by the exons ATGATGAGTGATTCTGATGATACAGATGTTTTGCTCTTAATTCCACCTGATCTATTCCTTGTGTCGTCATCTTCAGAATCTGATGTTAATTCTGATCGAATGAAAGATTgttatagtaataaaaaaactGGAGTAATATCCGAACTTGTGGAGCATATGCAATCATTAGAAAGCAGAGTTTGTGCTATCGAATCCAAAGATACTAGCTTAGATGCTACTTTGCTAAATAATTCATTGGAATCACAAATTCAGAGTAATTCAGTTGCCAAGTTTAGGCAAACATTACCCAAAACTAGATTTTCTGTGAGTGAAAACTGTAGCTTACAAAATACACCTGTAAAACCTCGTCAATCCTTGTCTGTTCCACCAACCCCTAATGGTCACTCATTACCAAACCATATCTATAATTCTCATCAGAATGACATAAACTTGGGGAATCGTCTCTCTGTGTCTATGGGTACTAATGCAACTAATGCTAATGAACACGATGAAAATAACCATGACTCTCTAACGTCCCAGTCCTCTGTGGTGGTTTCCCCTACTGCTTGCAATGTGGGTTTTCCGCATGTTACGGTTACTTCTCCAGGAGGGAAATTTCATTCTCATCCAGCCAATTGTAAACatacaaataatatatgtattaaatCTCCTTCCAATCAATTGCATTCAATGCCATCTACCTCAACTTTACTTAGCACAACAGAAGAACCACAGTCGCATTCTAAAACTAACATACCAGAAATGGAGATCTCTGATGTTGATGAACTACTTCAAGAGATGGAAGCTACTGAACTAGAATTATCAAAAAGGATAAACAGGGTTTCCATGCATAATTATCTTAAGGAACAAAATGGTATATTATCTAATGAGAGTAGCAATAGTCTTGGAAGTAAAGACTATAGGACTGCACATAGACAATCTGTTAATCGAAAATTAGAATTTAAGCCACATGAGTCAAGTGAATGTCATGATATTTTGTTATTGAAATCTAACAAAAAGTCTGATGTTTTTGCTGATATATCCTTGCCATATATTGATTCATTTCATATGAATGAGACTGATAAAATGATCTCAGAATTTAAAACATGGGGACAAAGTATGCAAAATCAAGTGTCAAAGACTGAAGAGGTAGAAAGTATAGATAAATCAATGAATTCAAGCAGTATTGATAAGTCAGTTGTTAAAGCAGCTGATACACAAAAGAGGGAACCAATTACTCAACAAATCCCTTTAAATGTAGACAATGTAAATAGTATAACTAATATGCATAATACTCAAACACATAGCACTCATAAAAAGTTAGATACTTCATTGCATAATGAATTAATACAAAGTAATACTGCAACAAAAGGTACAGAATGTAATGCATTATATTTGCCAGAACCTTACAAAAGTTTAGAACACAATGGAAATGTGCAATATATAAAGCAAACACATGATATACCACTTATTAAGAATATTGCTCATGCATCAACAAATACAGAATATTTTCCAAG AAAATCTCAACGGCTTTTGTCATTATCAGATTTCTGGGAAAATAATGGTACTAAAACACAAGAAGAACTACACAGAATTAaattagaagaagaaaaattccGACGAGag CATTGTGAACACTTAATTCAAGAACTCCAAAAACGATTGCTAGAACAACAAGAAAAGGTAGCAGTAGCACTTAGAGTAGATAATGAAAAAAATGAATTGATAACACAATTTCATAATGCATGGTCCAAATTAAAGCAACAAGTGCATGTGTTAGAAATTGAACACAGTGCTTTGCAAACAAATCTTAAGAATGTAACAGAAAAACATCAATTAGAGATTTCAGAATTTCAATCACAGATAAAACGTTTTGAAGGTGAATTATCGAAAGCTTTAGACCTTGCAGCTggatataaagaaaaaaatgacATTGCCACAAAGGAAAAGGTAGAGTTATTGAAAAATCATGCTGATGAATTGGAAAATTATAAATCATTTGTACAAGAAGCAGAAAATAGGTACGAAAAATTGAAAgtagaatataataaattagTAGAAAAACATCAACAATCTGAAGAATCATTAAAGACTCTTCAAAAAGAGTTAGGCAAAGAACGATTAAAAGGTGGAGAAGTTAGAAACGAAATGGATGTTATTCATAAAGCTCTAGATACTTGTGAAGCCGAATTGACTGTACtcaaacaagaaaaagaaaatttacaactaaaattaaaagaagaaaataacagAAATTTAATTCTAGAACAAAAAAATACTTCGCTGCTTTCAACTCTTGACGACGCGAAAAAAGCCGAGAAATTAGCCAAAGATGAAACTAGATATCTCGTAGAGCAAAAGGAAAAAATTAGATCTGAATTACAAGAAATTTACCAGAAACAAGTTGATGAGGTAGTAAAAGCTAAATTACAAGAATTTCAAACTCAACTTGATGCTGCTGAATCAGAATTTGTCGAGGAATTAAAAACTAGACAACAGGTTATTGCTGAATGTGCAGCTAGAAAAATTAAAGACATTATAGATAA gcataaattagaaataaatttaCTAGAAGAAAAAcataaagaagagaaaagattaTGTGAGCTTCAGTTAGCAGAAGTTTTACAGAAATCATCCTTTTTGGAAGCGCAACTTAATTCTCAACGTGCTACTAAATCTCAACTTGCAGAACAACTTCATTCAGTGATGCAGAAACAATGGCAACAAGCTTTACGAATTATATCAG gggaaaatatggaaaatttgaCTCCTCTCGAAAAAATTCATGctgaaaaattatttgaatCAAGAGGTCCAAAAAAGTCTGAATCGATGCCAAACTGCTATACAAAGATTTCCCAGGAACCAACAAAGTTAATGTCGTACGTAACTGATGCACAAAATTTTCGTGATCAAAGTGAATGTACCATGACATCACTGGATGAAACTCCAGTAGCTAGCAGGAAAATATCTAAGGATGATCTCCGAAAATATGTGAGGCTG ATTGATGAGATGCAACAAGCAAAGgaagaattttcaaaaattacGGGAGGTATTTCAAGTTCACCTTTACTATGCAGAGAAGTACCAAGGAAACATTATTTAAAAAAGGAACCAAGTATTAGAGATGAGGATAATATTGTGTGGCAGCCTGTATCAGAA ATTACTCAAGAAAACAGTGAATTTATTCCAATTTCACAGAAGATATCTACAAAGGGAGAACAACAAAAGGTAAAACCACCATGGAAATAA
- the LOC126920754 gene encoding probable DNA double-strand break repair Rad50 ATPase isoform X2: MMSDSDDTDVLLLIPPDLFLVSSSSESDVNSDRMKDCYSNKKTGVISELVEHMQSLESRVCAIESKDTSLDATLLNNSLESQIQSNSVAKFRQTLPKTRFSVSENCSLQNTPVKPRQSLSVPPTPNGHSLPNHIYNSHQNDINLGNRLSVSMGTNATNANEHDENNHDSLTSQSSVVVSPTACNVGFPHVTVTSPGGKFHSHPANCKHTNNICIKSPSNQLHSMPSTSTLLSTTEEPQSHSKTNIPEMEISDVDELLQEMEATELELSKRINRVSMHNYLKEQNGILSNESSNSLGSKDYRTAHRQSVNRKLEFKPHESSECHDILLLKSNKKSDVFADISLPYIDSFHMNETDKMISEFKTWGQSMQNQVSKTEEVESIDKSMNSSSIDKSVVKAADTQKREPITQQIPLNVDNVNSITNMHNTQTHSTHKKLDTSLHNELIQSNTATKGTECNALYLPEPYKSLEHNGNVQYIKQTHDIPLIKNIAHASTNTEYFPRKSQRLLSLSDFWENNGTKTQEELHRIKLEEEKFRREHCEHLIQELQKRLLEQQEKVAVALRVDNEKNELITQFHNAWSKLKQQVHVLEIEHSALQTNLKNVTEKHQLEISEFQSQIKRFEGELSKALDLAAGYKEKNDIATKEKVELLKNHADELENYKSFVQEAENRYEKLKVEYNKLVEKHQQSEESLKTLQKELGKERLKGGEVRNEMDVIHKALDTCEAELTVLKQEKENLQLKLKEENNRNLILEQKNTSLLSTLDDAKKAEKLAKDETRYLVEQKEKIRSELQEIYQKQVDEVVKAKLQEFQTQLDAAESEFVEELKTRQQVIAECAARKIKDIIDKHKLEINLLEEKHKEEKRLCELQLAEVLQKSSFLEAQLNSQRATKSQLAEQLHSVMQKQWQQALRIISGENMENLTPLEKIHAEKLFESRGPKKSESMPNCYTKISQEPTKLMSYVTDAQNFRDQSECTMTSLDETPVASRKISKDDLRKYVRLIDEMQQAKEEFSKITGGISSSPLLCREVPRKHYLKKEPSIRDEDNIVWQPVSEVDYSRKQ, translated from the exons ATGATGAGTGATTCTGATGATACAGATGTTTTGCTCTTAATTCCACCTGATCTATTCCTTGTGTCGTCATCTTCAGAATCTGATGTTAATTCTGATCGAATGAAAGATTgttatagtaataaaaaaactGGAGTAATATCCGAACTTGTGGAGCATATGCAATCATTAGAAAGCAGAGTTTGTGCTATCGAATCCAAAGATACTAGCTTAGATGCTACTTTGCTAAATAATTCATTGGAATCACAAATTCAGAGTAATTCAGTTGCCAAGTTTAGGCAAACATTACCCAAAACTAGATTTTCTGTGAGTGAAAACTGTAGCTTACAAAATACACCTGTAAAACCTCGTCAATCCTTGTCTGTTCCACCAACCCCTAATGGTCACTCATTACCAAACCATATCTATAATTCTCATCAGAATGACATAAACTTGGGGAATCGTCTCTCTGTGTCTATGGGTACTAATGCAACTAATGCTAATGAACACGATGAAAATAACCATGACTCTCTAACGTCCCAGTCCTCTGTGGTGGTTTCCCCTACTGCTTGCAATGTGGGTTTTCCGCATGTTACGGTTACTTCTCCAGGAGGGAAATTTCATTCTCATCCAGCCAATTGTAAACatacaaataatatatgtattaaatCTCCTTCCAATCAATTGCATTCAATGCCATCTACCTCAACTTTACTTAGCACAACAGAAGAACCACAGTCGCATTCTAAAACTAACATACCAGAAATGGAGATCTCTGATGTTGATGAACTACTTCAAGAGATGGAAGCTACTGAACTAGAATTATCAAAAAGGATAAACAGGGTTTCCATGCATAATTATCTTAAGGAACAAAATGGTATATTATCTAATGAGAGTAGCAATAGTCTTGGAAGTAAAGACTATAGGACTGCACATAGACAATCTGTTAATCGAAAATTAGAATTTAAGCCACATGAGTCAAGTGAATGTCATGATATTTTGTTATTGAAATCTAACAAAAAGTCTGATGTTTTTGCTGATATATCCTTGCCATATATTGATTCATTTCATATGAATGAGACTGATAAAATGATCTCAGAATTTAAAACATGGGGACAAAGTATGCAAAATCAAGTGTCAAAGACTGAAGAGGTAGAAAGTATAGATAAATCAATGAATTCAAGCAGTATTGATAAGTCAGTTGTTAAAGCAGCTGATACACAAAAGAGGGAACCAATTACTCAACAAATCCCTTTAAATGTAGACAATGTAAATAGTATAACTAATATGCATAATACTCAAACACATAGCACTCATAAAAAGTTAGATACTTCATTGCATAATGAATTAATACAAAGTAATACTGCAACAAAAGGTACAGAATGTAATGCATTATATTTGCCAGAACCTTACAAAAGTTTAGAACACAATGGAAATGTGCAATATATAAAGCAAACACATGATATACCACTTATTAAGAATATTGCTCATGCATCAACAAATACAGAATATTTTCCAAG AAAATCTCAACGGCTTTTGTCATTATCAGATTTCTGGGAAAATAATGGTACTAAAACACAAGAAGAACTACACAGAATTAaattagaagaagaaaaattccGACGAGag CATTGTGAACACTTAATTCAAGAACTCCAAAAACGATTGCTAGAACAACAAGAAAAGGTAGCAGTAGCACTTAGAGTAGATAATGAAAAAAATGAATTGATAACACAATTTCATAATGCATGGTCCAAATTAAAGCAACAAGTGCATGTGTTAGAAATTGAACACAGTGCTTTGCAAACAAATCTTAAGAATGTAACAGAAAAACATCAATTAGAGATTTCAGAATTTCAATCACAGATAAAACGTTTTGAAGGTGAATTATCGAAAGCTTTAGACCTTGCAGCTggatataaagaaaaaaatgacATTGCCACAAAGGAAAAGGTAGAGTTATTGAAAAATCATGCTGATGAATTGGAAAATTATAAATCATTTGTACAAGAAGCAGAAAATAGGTACGAAAAATTGAAAgtagaatataataaattagTAGAAAAACATCAACAATCTGAAGAATCATTAAAGACTCTTCAAAAAGAGTTAGGCAAAGAACGATTAAAAGGTGGAGAAGTTAGAAACGAAATGGATGTTATTCATAAAGCTCTAGATACTTGTGAAGCCGAATTGACTGTACtcaaacaagaaaaagaaaatttacaactaaaattaaaagaagaaaataacagAAATTTAATTCTAGAACAAAAAAATACTTCGCTGCTTTCAACTCTTGACGACGCGAAAAAAGCCGAGAAATTAGCCAAAGATGAAACTAGATATCTCGTAGAGCAAAAGGAAAAAATTAGATCTGAATTACAAGAAATTTACCAGAAACAAGTTGATGAGGTAGTAAAAGCTAAATTACAAGAATTTCAAACTCAACTTGATGCTGCTGAATCAGAATTTGTCGAGGAATTAAAAACTAGACAACAGGTTATTGCTGAATGTGCAGCTAGAAAAATTAAAGACATTATAGATAA gcataaattagaaataaatttaCTAGAAGAAAAAcataaagaagagaaaagattaTGTGAGCTTCAGTTAGCAGAAGTTTTACAGAAATCATCCTTTTTGGAAGCGCAACTTAATTCTCAACGTGCTACTAAATCTCAACTTGCAGAACAACTTCATTCAGTGATGCAGAAACAATGGCAACAAGCTTTACGAATTATATCAG gggaaaatatggaaaatttgaCTCCTCTCGAAAAAATTCATGctgaaaaattatttgaatCAAGAGGTCCAAAAAAGTCTGAATCGATGCCAAACTGCTATACAAAGATTTCCCAGGAACCAACAAAGTTAATGTCGTACGTAACTGATGCACAAAATTTTCGTGATCAAAGTGAATGTACCATGACATCACTGGATGAAACTCCAGTAGCTAGCAGGAAAATATCTAAGGATGATCTCCGAAAATATGTGAGGCTG ATTGATGAGATGCAACAAGCAAAGgaagaattttcaaaaattacGGGAGGTATTTCAAGTTCACCTTTACTATGCAGAGAAGTACCAAGGAAACATTATTTAAAAAAGGAACCAAGTATTAGAGATGAGGATAATATTGTGTGGCAGCCTGTATCAGAAGTAG ATTACTCAAGAAAACAGTGA